Proteins from one bacterium genomic window:
- a CDS encoding NHL repeat-containing protein has product MASQARASVSIRVALPLSTQAIVSNTQSVRILLRNAGVPDQTATVNTGGATTVSFSDLPPGGGYTLYAAGYSGLNGTGTMLSWGKLPVTLASGRNQLSLSLSVVVKEGGGADDLVTGPAGNGAVQLGAQKLFTSMTDFQTPGASTSNVEVFYPGQNSYLSKFGTLGNLSGQFGSHIQMLAIDSKDCVWVSDDTHHRVQKFDRDGNFILGIGSGQLWTVPGAVPAPAINATNYGFSAPAGVVVDAADNVYVADLNNHRVLKYDANGNFLMGFGYNTPWVAPAAAPAVPAHLNANGHFIPYGLDLDRYGNIYIGGYPDHRAYVFSPSGQFIRGIGQGTTWVSGQAPPAAFTPGTNAREFTSCWHVRVDRDGVMYATDGTDRVQVFDPNGGFLRSFSTKAADKTSGTAGYFDIGPDDNLYVAGYGTTAPVFFQMFTKNGAYLGRFGRFGTGDGEYNNPEGIAWLSDGSFYTVDRNNSRLQRLKGMNFTDVSGGLRLVGHRQPDTPVYAASGTYITPAVDAGSSVTWGSAFWEVPSLPGGTQVVVDAATSADGVTWSAWQLVTGTSVQGKNTASLAALTSRFLKLRLSLSTGNTALSPEIQEIGVRY; this is encoded by the coding sequence TTGGCGAGCCAAGCACGCGCAAGCGTGAGCATCCGGGTCGCGCTGCCGCTGAGCACCCAGGCGATCGTGAGCAACACTCAGTCGGTACGGATCCTCTTGCGCAACGCGGGGGTGCCCGACCAGACGGCGACCGTCAACACAGGCGGGGCGACCACCGTCTCCTTTTCGGATCTGCCTCCCGGTGGCGGCTACACGCTGTACGCGGCAGGCTATTCAGGCCTGAACGGCACCGGGACCATGCTCAGCTGGGGTAAGCTGCCCGTCACCCTCGCCTCGGGCCGCAACCAGCTCAGCCTGAGCCTATCGGTGGTGGTGAAGGAGGGCGGCGGCGCGGACGATCTGGTCACAGGGCCCGCGGGCAACGGCGCGGTGCAGCTCGGCGCGCAGAAACTCTTCACCTCGATGACCGATTTCCAGACGCCTGGGGCGAGCACCAGTAACGTCGAGGTCTTCTATCCGGGGCAAAACTCGTACCTCTCCAAGTTCGGGACGCTCGGTAACCTGAGCGGTCAGTTCGGCTCTCACATCCAGATGCTGGCCATCGACTCCAAGGACTGCGTTTGGGTGAGTGACGACACCCACCACCGGGTCCAGAAGTTCGACCGGGACGGCAACTTCATCCTCGGGATCGGCAGTGGGCAGCTCTGGACGGTGCCCGGCGCGGTCCCGGCCCCGGCTATCAACGCCACCAACTACGGCTTCAGCGCCCCTGCCGGCGTGGTGGTGGATGCAGCGGACAACGTGTACGTCGCGGACCTGAACAACCACCGCGTGCTCAAGTACGACGCCAACGGCAACTTCCTGATGGGCTTCGGCTACAACACGCCTTGGGTCGCGCCGGCCGCCGCGCCGGCCGTGCCGGCTCACCTCAATGCCAACGGTCACTTCATCCCCTACGGCCTCGACCTCGACCGGTACGGCAACATCTATATCGGGGGGTACCCGGATCACCGGGCCTACGTGTTCAGCCCCAGCGGCCAGTTCATCCGGGGGATCGGCCAGGGGACCACCTGGGTGAGCGGGCAGGCGCCGCCTGCCGCTTTCACGCCCGGCACCAACGCGCGGGAGTTCACCAGTTGCTGGCACGTCCGGGTGGACCGGGATGGGGTCATGTACGCCACCGACGGCACCGATCGCGTTCAGGTCTTCGATCCGAACGGCGGCTTCCTCCGCAGCTTCTCCACCAAGGCTGCCGACAAGACCAGCGGCACGGCCGGCTACTTCGACATCGGTCCCGACGACAACCTCTACGTCGCCGGTTACGGGACCACGGCGCCGGTCTTCTTTCAGATGTTCACGAAGAATGGGGCGTACCTGGGCCGCTTTGGCAGGTTCGGGACCGGCGATGGCGAGTACAACAACCCGGAAGGGATCGCCTGGCTCTCCGACGGCAGCTTCTACACGGTGGATCGCAACAACAGCCGCCTCCAGCGCCTGAAAGGCATGAACTTCACCGACGTATCCGGCGGGCTGCGCCTGGTCGGGCATCGCCAGCCGGACACCCCGGTCTACGCCGCTTCGGGCACCTACATCACGCCTGCGGTGGACGCGGGGAGTTCGGTGACGTGGGGCTCTGCCTTCTGGGAGGTCCCGAGCCTGCCGGGCGGCACTCAGGTGGTGGTCGATGCGGCCACCTCGGCCGATGGGGTGACCTGGAGCGCTTGGCAGCTCGTCACAGGGACCTCGGTGCAGGGCAAGAACACGGCTTCCTTGGCTGCGTTGACGTCGCGCTTTCTCAAGCTTCGCCTCTCGCTCAGCACGGGCAATACGGCCCTTTCGCCCGAGATTCAGGAAATCGGAGTGCGCTACTGA